One Candidatus Sulfurimonas baltica DNA segment encodes these proteins:
- a CDS encoding DUF2958 domain-containing protein — MQLMTKELEKIIPAMYSSENTKLENKIVYAKFFTPDANWTWWVLEYDEEDRILFCMVHGLEKELGNVSLDELESVRGPLGLKIERDLHFTPTRYGDIKELR; from the coding sequence ATGCAATTAATGACAAAAGAGTTGGAAAAAATAATTCCGGCAATGTATTCGAGTGAGAATACTAAATTAGAAAATAAAATAGTTTATGCAAAATTCTTTACCCCAGATGCCAATTGGACATGGTGGGTTTTAGAATACGATGAAGAGGACAGAATATTATTCTGTATGGTGCATGGACTAGAAAAAGAGCTAGGCAATGTGAGCCTAGATGAGTTAGAAAGTGTAAGAGGTCCATTAGGGCTAAAAATAGAAAGAGATTTACATTTCACTCCAACACGATATGGAGATATCAAGGAGTTGAGATGA